The proteins below come from a single Erythrobacter sp. SG61-1L genomic window:
- a CDS encoding DUF2585 domain-containing protein, with product MTSLLPHRRALFAALAVAALVLAILLAMHRPVMCECGTIKLWHGVVQSSENSQHITDWYSPSHLIHGLLFYFFAHILWRRLRLFGGVPTRWALPIAIGFEGFWEVLENTPFIINRYREVTVSWGYAGDSIVNSMSDIGWMTLGFLLASRLPAWASVALGVGLELFTLAMIRDNLTLNVLMLVWPVDAIVQWQAGA from the coding sequence ATGACATCCCTGCTCCCCCATCGCCGCGCCTTGTTCGCCGCACTGGCAGTGGCGGCGCTGGTGCTGGCGATCCTGCTGGCGATGCACCGCCCGGTGATGTGCGAATGCGGCACGATCAAGCTGTGGCACGGGGTGGTCCAGTCTTCCGAAAACAGCCAGCACATTACGGACTGGTATTCTCCCAGCCACCTGATCCACGGCCTGCTGTTCTACTTCTTCGCCCATATATTGTGGCGCCGCCTGCGCCTGTTCGGCGGTGTGCCCACGCGCTGGGCACTGCCCATCGCCATCGGGTTCGAAGGCTTCTGGGAAGTGCTGGAAAACACCCCCTTCATCATCAACCGCTATCGCGAGGTGACGGTAAGCTGGGGCTATGCGGGGGACAGTATCGTCAATTCCATGTCGGACATCGGCTGGATGACCCTGGGCTTCCTGCTCGCCAGCCGCTTGCCGGCATGGGCCAGTGTGGCACTGGGCGTGGGGCTGGAACTGTTCACGCTGGCGATGATCCGCGACAATCTGACGCTGAATGTGCTGATGCTGGTCTGGCCGGTTGACGCCATTGTCCAATGGCAGGCAGGCGCCTGA